In the Bacteroidota bacterium genome, CCTTTGTCCGAACTTGCTAAAGTTATTGATGAAATAGGTCATCATCCTGAATTTCCTTCTCAAAAAGAGATAGAAGAAGGAGGATTAGATTTAGGGGATATAACCTATCGCCAACAAATTGTACTTGAAGAAGTGACCCGGTACCTGATACAGCAGGATAAAATTATAACAGAATTAAAAAACGAAATGAGAGAACTGAAATCAGAAAATCAAGAATTGAAAACGATATTTAAAATTTCAAAAAGAAGCCGAAAATAACTTAATAAAAATAAAGATAGGATATGAAAACACATCACTTTAAACAAATGAATATCCTAATACTTTCTTTTTTTGCTGCTGGCAAATATGGCTTGTAAAAAAGATAAGTGGGGGAAATGTCCTGATGATTTTGAAACTAGTAATTACGAGCATTTTGCTCTATTGAAAATAGTGCAGGCTAATTCTTTCAATGATAACTTTTTTATTTACTTTTAATAAATATGAAAGGTTAATTAGTAAAAAAAATTAAATATGAAAAAAATTGGAATTCTTATCTTTGGAATATTAGTTTTCAACAATGCAATTATTAGCCAAAATAAATTTTCAGTTGGTCTGTCCATTTCACCTGATTTATCTTACCGATTTTTAACCCCCATTCATATTAAAAGTTCTTATCATGATATTGATATGATTAATGAGCATAATGAATGGCTAGTAAATAATCTAAATGAAATTGAAAGCCCTAAATTTGCAACAACAACTTGTTTAAATGTAAAATACAAAATAAGTAAAAAATTGCTTTTTGCAACCGGTATTTGGTATTCTGACAAAGGTATTTCCTCAAGAGGATTTGCTTCCTTTCAAGGAAGTTATCGTTTTTCAGTATCGAGATTTCCAATTTCAGATCATACACAACAAAAATCAAAAAATTTATTTTTAGAAATACCATTATCTTTTAATTATATAGTTAAAGAAAGTGATTTAAATATGTTTACAGTTGATTTAGGTATGGGATTTGGACTAAACGCTAACAAATATAATAGTATAAGCAGAAGGGCGAAAACAGATTATATCACCTATCCTGTAAGTACAATTGAAAATACGGTGCCAACCACAATTGACCCATTTCAAATGCTTTTAATCGGCTTCTATAGTGGATTTAGTATGGAAAGAAAAATTTACAAGAATTTTTCTTTTATACTAAATCCGATATTTAGATTTTATCCATTCACTTTTTTTAGTGAAGAAAACACAAGGAATTTTGATTATGCTTTCCGTATTACTAATATCGGGTATTATAATAGTAATATCCCGGTTACAGTGTTTCCGGTAAAAGATAAACCTTTTTCGATAGGTTTGAATGTAGGAATAAATTACAAGTTTGATAAAAATTGATACCAATGAGGAAATTACTCAATATAATTAACTTAATGAAATAACCGTGCACTACTTGTTCCGATTTAACTGGAATAGTAATGAATATATCATGTCGTCCCGAATAAATCGGGATGACAATTAAAAAACAAATGCTTTAGCCTTCATGAGTTCCATAGAGGAATAATTAAAAACGAATAAATCATGTACTTATGAAAACAGTATTTTACTTATGAAAAAATTCATCGTTTTTCTTTTTGGAATACTCATATTCCAGGCATCATCTATCAGTCAAGATAGGCTTTCAGTAGGGCTTTCCATTTCTCCTGATTTATCTTATCGATTTTCAAAACCCATTCAAATTAAAAACTCTAATTATAATACAGATGCCGCTGATGCACATAATGAATGGCTTGCAAATCACCTTAATGAAATTGAAAGCCCTAAACTTGCTACAACAACTTGTTTAAATATAAGATATAAAATAAGTAGGAAATTGCTTTTAACAAGCGGAATCTGGTACTCTGACAAAGGTATTACTTCAAGAGGATTTGCTGTCTATCAGGGCGGTAATCATTTTTCAGTAAAAAGGTCAGATTATAAACAAGAAAAATCAAAAAATTTATTTTTAGAAATACCCCTATCTTTTAATTATATAGTTAAAGAAGGTGATTTATCTAAGTTTACAGTTGATTTAGGTATGGGATTAGGACTAAATGCTAACAAATATAAAAGTATGAGCAGAAGGGCAAGAACAGATTACAGGAGTTCGGCATATACCTTTGAAAACACTTTGCCAACTACAACTGAACCATTTCAAATGCTTTTAATCGGCTTCTATAGTGGAATAAGTGTTGAAAGAAAAATTTATAATAATTTTTCTTTTTTACTAAATCCGACATTTAGATTTTATCCATTCACTTTTTTCAATGATAAACATTTAAGGAATTTCGATTATGATGGATATAAAAACAATTATTCCTATTACAATAGGAACACTCCCGTTACAGTGTTTCCGGTAAAAGATAAACCTTTTTCCATAGGTTTAAATATGGGTATAAATTATAAATTCGATAAAAACTGAAGACTCGTAAGCAGTTTTCCCAATAAAATTAACTTTTATGAAAACAAATATTTTACACAGGCCTTTTATTGGCTTCTATTATTCCTTTGAGATTAATAGCTCAACAACAATCTGTCAACCTAGTTTCAAATCCTTCTTTTGAAGAAATAAAAACTTGTCCATGGCTTGCTCAGACCCCGGGTGATTTTGAGCAAATAGCTGCTGCCTGGAGTAATCCAACAGCTAATACTCCTGATATTCATCATGAATGTGGTTCAAGCTCAGTAGGTGTTCCATATAATATGTTTAGCTTTCCTCAACCTGTAAATGTACGTTCGGGTGGTCTTGCTTATGCTGGGGTTCATACGCTGTATAATCATCAATTGGATGTTCATACTAATTCAAGAGAATATATTCAAACGGAAATATATTTAAAGAGCGGCATTAAGTACAATATTAGGTATTTTGTGAGGTTATCTGATAAATCAGGCTATGCAACAAAGATGGGCTTTTATATTTCCACTACAAGACCTACATCAAATAATACTCTTGTTCTTCCAACTTCTTCTTCTGGCTTTCTTCATCCAGGGGTAATACAACATCAAAAAGATTGGAATTTAGTAGAAGGATCTTATGATGCAGAATCATCAGGCATTCATTATTTAACCATAGGTAATTTTGATTCAGATGATGGCAAGGCTGATCGTATAGATAATAACAAGGCTTATTATGCCTATTATTACATTGATGATGTAAGTGTTACAGCAGAAGTATGCTGCCTGCATATATTGAATATTTCAAATACAGATATTAGTTCATTGTCAGTGCCTTATGTTGCCTCGGCAAATCACACTGTAAATGTTGGCCTGGGAGTAACTGTGCAAAGTGGTGCGAATGCAATTTTTACAGCAGGTAGTTCTATTGAATTTTCTTCTGATTTTGATGGAACTGATTTTGAAGCATATATCAGCCCTTGTCCTGAAGAAACTCAGATAAAAAAAGCCGCTGGTTTAGGACCCACTATAATTACTCCATATAATACTGGAGGAGATAATAATCAATTATGCCTGAATTATGTTTCTGGAGCAACTTCATATATTGTTGAAGTATATACTACAACGGGAGCTTTGGTGTATTCAAATACTCAATTTATTATAGGACTGCCAGTGTGTGTGTGGAATGGAAAATCTGCAGGAGGTAATCCAGTTGCTGAGGCAGTTTATGAGGTTGAGATAACACTAAAAGGTTGTGATGATAAATCACTATTAGTAAAAGGTAGTGTAAAAGTCTCGAACAGTCAATTCATGATTGTAAATAATAGTGAATTTGAGGAACTTGTTCAGCTTAATTTTGCTGAGGAAACATTTGATGATGTTATAGAAGCATTTAATAAAAAAGAATCAATGGTCAAGTCGAATATTGAGAATACTGAGAAAAATATAGAAAGTAGTCATTCCAACTATAAATTATTTCCTAACCCTTCTTCTGGAATATTTGATATTCAACTTCCTTTGGGCTCAACTGAACCTACAATAATTCGGATTTTCAATGGAGAAGGAAAAATTATTTTCCAAGAGAAAACATTTAATGATCTTTTAAAAGTAAATATATCTTGCTTTGCGAGGGGAACATATTATCTAAAAGCAATGAAAGGAGAAGATATATTGATTATTGAGAAAGTAATTATCAATTAAAAACAGGATTAAACTTTTTTTGTTCCAAAAAAAATTATTTCAGGTAGTGTAGGAGGTTTTGGTAATTATTTCTTATTTGCACATACACTTTAAATTGTTATTGAAAAAATACTATTTTGAAAAATTTTCCTGAAACTTGGCTGAAGATTTCCTAAGAACATTTATTATTAAGGAAAATGGAAATATTGGAATTAATACAAATGCCCCTCAATCGAAGCTACATATTACACAAAATGCAGGTGAATTAAATAAAAGTTAAAGTGCCATTTTCTGCGTTGGCAATTTTTTTCTTTGGGTATGGAAAAAAAATACTGCACGAAGCAATGGGAGCCGAAAGTTGCAAGTTTGTAGGTTTGGAAATTAGACTTTTGTATTACTAGATATTTTTGAATTCGCACCGAAAAAAAAGCTTGTTGCTAACTATCTGATATCTCTATATTTTTTCCTATTTTTAAACCTTCAAAAATTTATTCAACACCTAGTAATGAAAAAAAATATTTTTCTCCCTATTCTATTCGTTGCAGCAATAGCCTGTAATGAAAAAGAAAAAAATGAAACGCCAAGTCTTGTTTATCCATTAACTGTTAAAACCAACCAGAGTGATACTTATTTTGGAACAGTTATCCAGGATCCTTATCGTTGGTTGGAGGATGATAATTCAGAAGAAACAGCAGAATGGGTGAAGGCCCAAAATGAAGTAACATTTAATTTTCTTTCCACAATTCCTTTTAGGAATAAGATCAAGGACCGGCTTACCGAAGTTTGGAATTTCGCCAAATATTCCACTCCCTTTAAAGAATCAGGCAAGTACTATTTTTATAAGAATGACGGAATCCAAAACCAAAGCGTGCTTTATGTTCAGGATTCATTAACAAGCGAGCCAAGGGTTTTAATTGATCCGAATAAATTTTCGCAGGATGGTACTTCAGCATTAACGAATTTTACAATTTCGAACAACGGAAAATATGCAGCCTATGGAATATCAAAGGCCGGATCAGACTGGAAAGAATTTTTTGTAATGGACTTAAAAACAGGTGAAAATTTAAGTGATCACATTAAATGGGTGAAATTTTCTGGCACTGCCTGGAAAGGCGATGGTTTTTACTATACCAGGTATGATGTAAAAGATGAGAAGCATCTGCTTTCAGAAAAAAATGAATTTCCAAAGGTATATTACCATAAAATTGGAGAACTTCAAGAGAAAGATGTGCTTATACATGGAGATAATGTAAATGCATTACGTGGGTTTTATGCAGGTGTAACTGAGGATGAAAAATTTATTTATTTATCTGAAACCGAAACTACAAGTGGTAATGCCCTGTATTTTAAAAAATCAGATTCCAAAACAGGATTTATAAAAATTGCTGATGGTTTTGTTAATGACTATAATGTAATTGATAACATTAACGAAGATCTGCTTATTCTTACCAATGACAATGCACCTCGATACAGGCTTATTCGCGTTGATACGAAAAATCCAGGAAGAGAAAACTGGAAAGAAGTTATTCCCCAAAACCAGGATGTTTTACAAAGAGTAGAAATTGCCAACGGGAAAATAATAGCCAATTACATGAAAGATGTCAGCACAAGGCTATACTGTTATACATTGGATGGAACTTTTGAAAAAGAAATAACACTTCCCGGGCTTGGAATTGTAAATTCTTTCAGCGGAAAAAAAGATGAGTCTGTTTCTTTTTTCTCCTTCTCCACATTTACTGCTCCAACAATAATTTATAAATACGATTTAAATTCAGGTGTGACCGAAATTTTCAGAAAGCCCGAGGTTAATTTCAACCACGAGGAATATGAAACCGCACAGGTGTTTTATCCGAGCAAAGATGGCACTAAAATCCCGATGTTTATTACCCATAAAAAAGGGATAAAACTCGATGGAAAAAACCCGGTAATGTTATATGGCTATGGCGGTTTTAATATTTCTGTAACACCGGGTTTTAAAGTTGAAAACACAGTTTTTCTTGAGAATGGAGGAATTTACGCAGTGGCAAATATAAGAGGTGGTGGAGAATATGGAAAAGATTGGCACAACGCAGGAACTCAATTAAAAAAACAGAACGTTTTTGATGATTTTATTGCCGCAGCGGAATATTTAATAAACCAAAAATACACATCGGCTGATAAATTAGCCATTAGTGGGCGCTCAAATGGGGGATTACTTGTTGGTGCAGCAATTACCCAAAGGCCCGATTTGTTTAAAGTAGCCATTCCAGGG is a window encoding:
- a CDS encoding T9SS type A sorting domain-containing protein, which gives rise to MASIIPLRLIAQQQSVNLVSNPSFEEIKTCPWLAQTPGDFEQIAAAWSNPTANTPDIHHECGSSSVGVPYNMFSFPQPVNVRSGGLAYAGVHTLYNHQLDVHTNSREYIQTEIYLKSGIKYNIRYFVRLSDKSGYATKMGFYISTTRPTSNNTLVLPTSSSGFLHPGVIQHQKDWNLVEGSYDAESSGIHYLTIGNFDSDDGKADRIDNNKAYYAYYYIDDVSVTAEVCCLHILNISNTDISSLSVPYVASANHTVNVGLGVTVQSGANAIFTAGSSIEFSSDFDGTDFEAYISPCPEETQIKKAAGLGPTIITPYNTGGDNNQLCLNYVSGATSYIVEVYTTTGALVYSNTQFIIGLPVCVWNGKSAGGNPVAEAVYEVEITLKGCDDKSLLVKGSVKVSNSQFMIVNNSEFEELVQLNFAEETFDDVIEAFNKKESMVKSNIENTEKNIESSHSNYKLFPNPSSGIFDIQLPLGSTEPTIIRIFNGEGKIIFQEKTFNDLLKVNISCFARGTYYLKAMKGEDILIIEKVIIN
- a CDS encoding S9 family peptidase; its protein translation is MKKNIFLPILFVAAIACNEKEKNETPSLVYPLTVKTNQSDTYFGTVIQDPYRWLEDDNSEETAEWVKAQNEVTFNFLSTIPFRNKIKDRLTEVWNFAKYSTPFKESGKYYFYKNDGIQNQSVLYVQDSLTSEPRVLIDPNKFSQDGTSALTNFTISNNGKYAAYGISKAGSDWKEFFVMDLKTGENLSDHIKWVKFSGTAWKGDGFYYTRYDVKDEKHLLSEKNEFPKVYYHKIGELQEKDVLIHGDNVNALRGFYAGVTEDEKFIYLSETETTSGNALYFKKSDSKTGFIKIADGFVNDYNVIDNINEDLLILTNDNAPRYRLIRVDTKNPGRENWKEVIPQNQDVLQRVEIANGKIIANYMKDVSTRLYCYTLDGTFEKEITLPGLGIVNSFSGKKDESVSFFSFSTFTAPTIIYKYDLNSGVTEIFRKPEVNFNHEEYETAQVFYPSKDGTKIPMFITHKKGIKLDGKNPVMLYGYGGFNISVTPGFKVENTVFLENGGIYAVANIRGGGEYGKDWHNAGTQLKKQNVFDDFIAAAEYLINQKYTSADKLAISGRSNGGLLVGAAITQRPDLFKVAIPGVGVLDMLRYHTFTIGYAWATDYGKSDDEIQFKNLLKYSPLHNVNALAYPATLVITGDHDDRVVPAHSFKFIAELQEKQTGKEPVLIRIDVNAGHGAGKPVSKQIDEAADTWAFIFHHLGMEVK